The DNA segment AAGTCTTTGTCGATCCGGCCGTGAAGGTGAAACACATTGCCATCGCGCAGGTGCTTTGGTTGAAGCACAGGGTACGTAGAAACACTGATGTTCGTATGCAAATTCAATACATCGCAGAGAACTGGGTCAAAATTTAGGTTGATGTAGCTACAGAATCCGATTCTCGCCAGTAAATGATATCGGGTAGCGCACTCTGGACTCTTCCTGCGAGCGAACACCCGGTTTAGCGTGTCGTAATACGCCGCTCGATTTCTTGCACGCGCGAAATCTGCCAGGGACGCTATATCTCTCGCAATCTTTGCAGGAAGGTCTTCTGCTCGAATTCCGCAGTCGCGAAGCAGCTCCGTTAGCAATGCGTTCCAGAGCGGGTAATCCGGTGAAGATATCCCAGCACCAATCACAGCTATGCAATCGCGGTTTTCGATTGAGTCAAGAAGCGGCTGATACGCCAGGGCGTTCGTTGGGTTCGCCATCCGGCTACCTACACCGAATGGCTAGGATCATGTCTCTCATCATACGCCCCACGTCGCCTCGCGGTGAAAAACCTTCCGAATTCCATGAATTCAACGCAAAAACTTCGTACGGTCGTCAAATACTCGTTTTCACTTTGACTCCGTAGTTTATCGCTCGCAGCTTCTCCGGCAAAGACGACTGATTGCTTTCGTTAACGAGACAGGTAAATCGCAAGTTGTAACGATGAGTACTTTGTTCAGGGCAACGAAGGATTTCGGAGGATCAAACAAACTGAGCTGACTTCGGTTTCACCCCGCGAGCATTTCTTCCGTGAACTGGTAGCAGCTTGGACCAATCAGGTCAGCGACGAAAGTCAATGAAGGCGATGCCAGGAACAAACGATCGACGCCAATCTTGTTGATTTCGCTAACACCGCGCGGATTCGTATTCTCGTTTGACTGACTGATGGCACAAGGTCGTTCTTCGGATTGTTCAATCCGTGGTCGGCAGCATTCATTCATCCCCTAGCGTGCTCCGGTGGCCGACACCGGAGCCAGAAATTGGGGACAGGGACGGGAAACCTGAGGCATCGTTTGATCTCGACTCACGCCGGGTTTCTCTAATCCACGCTTGCGGTCGTGTGAGAATGTTTCTTATGGAAAGGGTGAGCTGTTTGGGCGGAGCAAGGTTCTGTGATCGTACGCACTTACC comes from the Roseimaritima multifibrata genome and includes:
- a CDS encoding SIR2 family protein encodes the protein MANPTNALAYQPLLDSIENRDCIAVIGAGISSPDYPLWNALLTELLRDCGIRAEDLPAKIARDIASLADFARARNRAAYYDTLNRVFARRKSPECATRYHLLARIGFCSYINLNFDPVLCDVLNLHTNISVSTYPVLQPKHLRDGNVFHLHGRIDKDFPAEDGRIVLSKEDFKTAYHPIKSRVHAFLQSVFNDHDVCFLGCNPEEPNLKRILRSCESFQESLHGVTSPSRPRRFLLWNHDSAEPMLKKCGVNLVNYAKVDGAYTGLLDVLKHLAGDRPISHRQGGVESSTYASNDGGQP